The Cellulophaga sp. RHA19 genome includes the window AGGAAACATAGTAACCATAGATATTAACCCTAAGATGGGAGAATTAATAGAGAAAATCAGAGAAATAATCACAAAAATATAATTATGAAATCCGTTTTATTTATAAGTGTAGTGTTATTTAATTTTAAATTGGTGCTATCCCAACCTATTAGTACTCCAAGTATTGAAATTAAGAAGATTATGTCCAAAAATAAGTCTTTATGTTTTACAACTGTAAATGGAATAGATTATACACTATCAATTAAAAAAAAATGTAAACAGTGTGAGAAATCGTATAATTATAATAATGCTTTAATATCTGTTAATCGTGTTTCTAAATTTATTTATAAAAAAGACACTATGCGATTAAAATTATTATTTGATTCGCATAGCATATTTCGATTTCAAATAGATAAATTACTTTTCCAAAAAGGAGACATTGTTGTTGATTTAAAGAAATGTAAGGAAGTATTAGATTCCAATTACTTTCCCACTTTTACAATAAGGAAGCTTCCCAATGATTGTATGAAATATATTAAAGAAAATGAAGAGCCATAATTATGAAATAACATTTGTTAATGATATGCCGATAGACCAACGCCATATGCCTTGTTGACTAATCAAGATTTGAGTAAAAACATGTTTAAACGCAGTGCAAACTAAAAAACAATACTCCCAGACACAAATAAAGCATCAGATATCTTTTGGGTATATTTTAATCAAACCTATAATGAGTATAGTGGAGGAGATAATAATAGCGATAGGCAGGGAACAGTTTTAAGAGCAAAATTAGAAGACGTACAGGCTTTAGCATCTGGTAGAGGTTCTGGAGGAGGCTATTTGTCTAATGAAATCTATTATCGAGTTGCAAAGTTAAGGGCAGAGTTAAGACCAACTTTACTAACAGGACATTTACACGTTCCTTTAATTCAGAGCAGGTCTTTTTTCGATTATTATCAAAGTGTTGACGAAAATGAAAAAACAAAAGTTAAAAAATATTTTATTTTAAAATGGCAATAAAAAGGGTTTTATACAGAAAAGTACTATCAACATGTTTTAGCTGTAAAAAATATTAAAGAGGAAAGATTATTAATGAAGCACCAAAAAAATATGAATAAGTAATAGAATATTTTATATATGTTAAAAACAGAAAATAACATTCTGGATAACCAATTATATACAGACCAAAGGATAAGGATAAAAAAGGAACCTTTTACCCTTTTGTCTGGACATTTATATACACGTACTTATGGTGTAACTATACATATTACAGATGCACAAAAAGAAAAAACATCTAGAGTTCAATTTGAGACTGAAATAACATTACGTAGGTATCCAGAAGAAGAATGTTTTGAATATACCATAAAAAGAGATAAAATATTTATTAATAAAAGAGCTCCAAAAAAAATAGTAGAAATATTATCTATTAAAACACAAGCTGTTTTATACCCTTTACAACTAAAAACAACGTTTAGTAATGAGCTGTTAGACATTATAAATTACGAAGAAATAATAACGCGTTGGAAAAAAGTAAAACAGCAGTTACAAAAAGAATACACAGGAAAAGCATTTACACAATACATAGCCAAATTTGAAACTAATTTATTGCAAAAACACTATTTACTAAGCTCATTTAAGCAAGAGGTTTTTTACACATTATTATTTCATAATGTGTATAAAGGCTACAATACCTCTTTAGAAAAAAAAGTAGAAATGCAGTTTCCTATACTTAGCTTTAAAAACCCTTTAATTTTTAAAGCAACGCAAAAAATAAACAAATACAAAACCTATTACAATACAGCACACATAACCCTAGATTCTAAAATAAAAAATAACACATCAGAAGCTATATTAAAGGTAGAATATGACTTAGACAGCTCGTCATTTTTATTACAAAATACAATTGCAGAATGTAGCATAAAACACCAAGATACAATTGTAAAAAAAATAAAAGCTACAGTATACCACTTAAGAGAAAAGCCAACCGTAAGGCAATCTTTTAATGACATGGAAGACGATTTAAAACGCAGAAAAAAAGCTCAAAAGAAAGAAGAAAACAAAAGTTTAACCACTAAACAACGCTTTTACAAGTGGTTAAATAGTTAAAATAAGCAATATGGGATTAACAGGAAAACTAGTGTGCCAAGGAGCAGAATGCAAATGTATGCATGGCAATATGCCAGACAAACTAATTGTAGAAACACAAAGTAAACGCTATATTAACGACCCAGAAAATAGTAATAAATTAATGGCAACCAACAAAGAGATTGGGCAACCTTTTGAAGCTAAAACCTTTGGACAGTGCAAATTGCAACCAACACCAAGTGGCTACAAACCCTGCCAGCCTAATATTACAGAATGGACAGACTTTTATGACAAGGTAAAACTAGAAGACAATGGTGGTTATCCTTTACTAGAAGGCAGCAAAGCTACCTGTGCAATATCTGGTGCTCCTTGTGTTAATATTACTTTTCACGGACAAACTGGTGAACCATCAGAATCTAGTTTTGAAGAAGCAGAAGAAGATGCACTATGCCAAGTAAATCCTGTAGTTAACCCTACAGAAATAAACAAAAAAAATATTTACCAAGGTATTAGCGCAGGTGAATATGACGATAATATTTATGGTTATTTTTAACAAATTAGAAAAGGATGACAAAATTAACATTACGAAAAATATTTGCTAAAAGAGATCCTGATAAAATAATTGATGACTTTCAATATTTTGAAATACCTTTAGGTGAAGAAGGCATAGTACTATATGTAAATAACCAATCTTATCTTACTGAGATTCTACGCAAGTTTGCACATGCCCCTGGAGTTCTTCAGGCTAATAAAAAAGACATTCCACATCCTGTAGATGGTACTAATGCCATTGAAAATGTAAAATGGAGCTACATAGATTATGAATATATAGAAAACATTAAAAAGAATCCTAAGGGGATGTTTAATGACCAATGGGGTCCTTGGAAAAATGAAGGCGGAAGTTATACGGTAGCGGAATACGGTATTTTAAAACAATACACAAAGGCTAAAAAGGTAAAAGTTGCTTTTAATAATGAAGCTCATTTAGGAAAAATATATTGGATTGAGGCCTACAATTATTATCCCGAATTCACTAATCCAAATCTAGGCGCTTTTGCTGCAATTATAGGAGATTCACAAGTACTAAATACTACTTTTTCTGAAAATAAAAATGACCCTTTTGAACAAGGTACATATAGGTATGGAGATACCGTATCTTTAACTATAAAAACACACTTATTACCAAATGTAAACACTAGCTATCATGATTTTGCCATTTTTGAAATAGATATTTATGAATATGATTCAGATATAAAAGTTAATAAAACTCCTATTAGATATGTGCAAGAAAATACAGATAATCAAACAGCATATAATACAAATAATACAATTGAAATAAAAATTGAGAAAAAATGGAGAGATAAAGCAAAGCATGATAAAAATCAACTTATAAAATACTTCTATGCAAAGGTAAAAGTATTACATTATAAGAATAAGGATGGGAAATTAGGTAATAAAGCAGACCCTATTAATGATGGAATTTTTTCTTCTCACTCAGCAGGTTCCAAAGTACCTGTTGTTGCTCCAAATGGAGAACAAGTTGTAGTGAAAATTGAAAAAGAAGATTGGGATAAAAAAAGTTTTTTTCAAATAAGTGTATCACATTTAGAAGTAGAAAATGCCGCAAATACATATACTGAAACTCTGGTTACAGAGTATAGCACCAAAGTTACAAAAGAAGAACTTAAAGGAATGCCTTTTTTTAGCGTCTATTACAATACAACTTCTGAATTACTTGACCTTCGCAAGTTAGAAGTAGAAAAAATGATAGCAGAGGTTGTAAAAAATGAATATACCATTAAAAATGACGAACCCTGTAAATTCTCGGCTATACAAGTAAAAGTAGAAGGAAGAGAGTTTATTGAAATTTTTAATGAAAATACCATTACTACTAAAAATTCTGATAACTCCATTAACCTATTTGAAATTGTAGCCGGAGATAAAAAGAAGAAAAAAATCACTATTATCCTAGATTGTTTAGAAGCACAACATTACCAAAGTGAAAGCAAAACCAAACCTAGATGTGATGGTGTTGGCCTTGCTGAAGGACAAAAACATAATAAGGAAAATGTTTTTGATACTCAAAATTTTCCAGTACAATGGATAAGCGAAGAGGACTACACAATTAAAGACAATTCTATTGATGTAAATTTAGGTTATGAATACAACAAAGATTATGCAGACCGCATACTTAACTACTTAGCCTTTGAGCAAGACTATTTAAAAGATGGTGTTTTTGATAAAAATTTAAAAAACATATGGGTTGTAGACTACCTATTAAAAATTATAAATAAAGAAACATTATACCAAAGTTATGCTATACCTGTAAGTACTTGTAGGTACAGTAACCAAGTAGTAAAATTAAATGTGTACCCAGATATGAAATGGGTGATAAACTTTACCTATAACATAAAAGAACCCTTATACTACAACGAAACACCAACTTTATTAGCCCACAATGCTCGTAGTAGTAATGAATTTGATGACTTTTCTGGAAACATAAAACGACAACAAGAAAAAGCCACAAAAAAACATATAGCCTCTGCTTACCAAAACCAAAAAGGTAAATTGGGCATATATGTACACTGTGAGGTTAACGGAAAAGATACTATAAAATTAGGAGGACAATTTTGGGAAAAATACCGAAAAATGCTATCGCCTATTACAAGTATTATCGAATTTTTGGATGGAACGTTAGGGGTATCTGAAGCCAAATCTATTAATGATACCAAATTAAAAACAGATTTAAACTTCAAAAAACGTAGTATTGCAAAACAATCAAAATTACCTGTTAGCTTTGAGCTAATGGCACCCAGTATAGGTTTTGGAGTAGGTATAGGCTATGGCGAAAGTGATAGTGCTATAGTAGATTGGGAGTTAGAAGGGCGTATTATAGCAGACCCAGTTATAGGCGCTAAAGTAAGGTTAGATCTGTTGGCATTGGGTAGTAAGTTAAAACCTTGGGGGATTATTTTAGATGTTTTGGATCTCACAGTGTGGGCAGCAGAAGCCTTTTCTAGAGGGAATTTAGTGGTAGATTATAGAATAGATATTGTTTTTGAGTCACAAATAAAGCTGGTAGGCAAAAAAACAGGGACAGATCCTAAAACGGGTGAACCACAATATGAGAAACACGCTAATCTAAGGTATAACTTTACTAACGGTTATCTAGATCCTAATTTCTCGTTGCAAGGAAGAATTGAAGGAAGTATTGATATGAGTTTTTCAATAACAGTGAAATCAAAAAAAGGAATTAGAGCGTTACCTGATAAAGATAAACAAAAAAGGATTGCAGAACTAAGTGCTGGGGCAAAAGCATCATCTTATGTAGAACTTACAGTCCCAACTGAGTTAAATAGTAAAGGTAATTTAGATGTAGATTTTTTTTACTCAGGAGTTAAATTAGAAGTTTGGTTTAAAGCAAGTATAAATTTGGAAGATACTGATGATGAACCAAATAAATTAATCCCTTTAATACCTCATTATGATTTCAAAAAAGAAATAAAATTTTAAAGATGATGAAAGCTATATTACTCACAATATCTTTTTTTATGCTAAATGGATGTTTAAACGACAAAGCAAATAAAAGTTTAACTAACACGGAAAAAACAAAAATGAATAAAATATATTATTTACATTATAATTTTAATGCCGATTTTGAAATAATTTTTAATGGCGTTTCATTAATAAGAAATAACAAAATTGGAGTTGTTAATGATTATCAATATCTAAATCCATATATAAATAAAAAAGGTGTTCAAACACTAAGTTTAAAAATAAAACCTCAAGAAAAGGATGATTTATTAACAGAAAATTATCTCAAGAACATAAGTATTGATATCTACTATTCTGAAAATGATGAAAATCCACCATTTAAATTAGTGAAGAAATGCGAGTTAAAATCAATTGAAAAACCACTAAAGATTTTTATTGATTCTTGGACATTTGAAGCAGAGGTTCCATACAGCTTAGTTGGACTTGAAAATTCTCAATCTTTTTTAGATAAAGACCAAAATAAATTATTAGAAAAAGTAATTGAAAAATACTCTAATGTTAAAAACATTATTAATAATGGTGATACTTTGAAGTACCTAGAAATTTATAAAAAATCTAGAGAAAGAGAAATGAATTCTATGTATTATGATGTAAGTAAACAAAAAGAATACCTAAATAGTCTAAGTAAAAGAGTATTATCTTCAAAAGGGTTTATGCAGCCTATTTCTGATTACAAACTTTTTATACATCCGAATGGGAAATTAGTCCAATTGGTTAATTCCAATGGCTCTACACCTTTATATTCAATTGATGATAAAGGTAAAAGAAAATCTTATGGATTAATACTTCATCAATTAAAAGGAGCAAATGAATTAGAAGTCTATTAAATGTTTAAACCAAAACATATTGTTCTATTATTTTGTTTAGTGTTTCTACAAAGTTGTTTATCTCAACAGAGACTCCCTTCCATGAAATCAAACTTAAATAGAGAGAGAAAAAAAACAACACAACAGGTAGCGAAAGAAAAACAATACCGATACTACATAAGTATAGGGGTGTATTTACCTTTTGAACTGTACTTAAATGATATTTTAATAAAACACGGTACTACAGGAGTAAGTTCGGCAGTAGAGCTAAACCCATGGTTATTAAACAATGGTACTTATAAGGTTACCATTAAGTTTTTCCCCGATGTAGGTGGCGATACGGTGGTAAATATGGGAAAAGAGCAATTGCCATATCGCTTAGATTTTTATAAAGTAATTATAAACGATAACAGAGATATAGAGCAAGAGAGTGAGCCTATTAATTTGCCATTAATTACTACCAATGAAGATTTACCTTATTTTAAACAAAGTTGGGATATTGAGGTAAAAGATCTGCCTTATGAGCTAGAAGGCTGGCAAAACGGACAAGATTTAAGCACATGGGATAAAGAGACACTACAAAAAAAAGTGATTGCTTATTATGAGAAGTTAAGAACTATATTGAATAATGGGGATGCAAATTCCTTTAATCACTTATGTGTACAACGAGACAAAGAAACGAATGTGTTTAATTATGATTATAATTCGAGAATAGTTCTCGAAGAATTCGAGAATAGTTCTCGAAGAATCCGAGAATATGCTAAAGGAAACATGGTTCCTATTAAAAAATACACTATAAAAATCTACGGTAAGAACAATCAATTGGTGTCTTTAGAAAGAGTAGATAAAGAAAATATGAGAGAAGGCGTTTTAAGAACATTAGAGCCAGATGGAGCAATTAGGATTTACAACATAAAACTCTATCTTCCAAAAGATAGTGATGAGTTTGTTATTATACGTAAATAAGTATAAAATATGACAATAAAAAAGCACCTTTTTATCCTATCGCTGTTTGTTCTTTTTCAAAGTTGCGGGCAAGAAAAAAAATCTCAAGCAGCATTAAATACAAAAATAGAAGAAATAGTAGCTTATGCCACTAAAGGATTGCCTGATTATGAGAAAATGGAAAAACTCCCAGATTTATACAACATCTCCATCTCTAGCTCCAACTGCAAGTATGAAATTTTAATTAGTGATTTACAGTCAGCTGCTTTTTTTAACGATTCGCAAGGGTCTGTAACTTCAAAAACAAAAGGAATTAACTCGTCTTTATTAGGTAGTGGATTAACACCTATTGAAATTCGGTTATTTCCTAGTACAGGGAAGCAGGTGTTAGACAAATATGCATCTATCTCAATAAAAATAGAACACATACCACATATGGGCAGTGCCGAAGGCAGAGAAACTGTGTGGACCTATAAAATGCCAATGTTAGAGCAACCTTTACCTACATTTGTGCATAAAGGAGCGTTTGAGGTTACAGTGCCATTTAAATTAACCTCTTTAGAAAATGCGGTAGATTTAAGCACTTTAGACAGCACCCAATTACGCAAAGAAGTAGATGCCCAGTTTGCTACATTTATAAGTATTTTAGAACAAGGTGATGGGGTTGCTTTACTCGATTTTACTAGAGAGAGAGAGAGAGTAGGAACCGTACAATGGTACTCAACGAAAAAAGAACTTAAAGAAGAAATGGTAACTGATATTGAACGTATACAAAAATCTAAACTAGTTCCTTTACCAAAATCAATACTAAGATTTTATGGAAAAAACAAGATTGTTACACTTAGAAAAGCTAAGACATTAGAAACTTATATATGGATGGATGATGGCGAGTATTATTTTGGGCGTGCTTTAAATTTATATAAAACTAAAGATAATAAATGGCATGTTTGGTAAATATATAGCTCTAATTTTTGGTTTTATATAATAATAAAAAAAGTAAAGACATTGACAACTTATAAAATAATATTCTTATGTTTTTTGGGCTTATCTGTAGCTTGTAACAGCCAAGTAAACCCAGAAGTACAGGAAATATTTAGCAATTTAGGAGAAAACGTAATTGCCAATGACGAAGCTTACAATGCCAATATTCGCATAGGTGCTTGCAGCTACGAAGTACTAATTAACGATATGCGAGTAGACTATTTTTTTGGAAGACTAAATGGTACTACCAGTGGTAGTATTCCTATAAACCCATATATTTTAAAAACAGGCTGGCAAACTTGGACGATTAGAGTGTACCCAGAGTGGAAAGACCGAAGTTATTTTGATACAAATGGTATTTCGGAAGGGGCGTTGGTTGAGTTACAGATAAACAAATACAAATACAAGCCCAATGGCGATGTAGAAACCTTGTATGAATCAGAAAAGTTTGAACGTAAACAACCAGAAGGCGATTACGATGCCAAGTTTCCTGATGCAGGTAAACCGTATGTAGAATATAAGGGGAAGTTTTATGCCGAAGTACCCTATGAATTAGAAGGTTGGAGTAATAGCCAAGATTTAAGTAAAGAAGATAAAGACGAATTGTTTGAAGAATTGTTAATAGAGTACAACACCTACCGAGATCTTATTACCAATAAAGAATTGCCTGAAATTGCTCGAAATATTCACAAAATGAAAGAAGAACGAGCGATAGCTAAAAGTAATAGTAATGAGGAACTACAAGAAATTATTACTAATTTTATAGATGGTTGGG containing:
- a CDS encoding DUF4280 domain-containing protein: MGLTGKLVCQGAECKCMHGNMPDKLIVETQSKRYINDPENSNKLMATNKEIGQPFEAKTFGQCKLQPTPSGYKPCQPNITEWTDFYDKVKLEDNGGYPLLEGSKATCAISGAPCVNITFHGQTGEPSESSFEEAEEDALCQVNPVVNPTEINKKNIYQGISAGEYDDNIYGYF